In a genomic window of Longimicrobium sp.:
- the asnB gene encoding asparagine synthase (glutamine-hydrolyzing) has product MCGICGIALAAPDARVDAARVVRMRDTLAHRGPDGAGVRCELNVGLGHRRLSVVDLAGGAQPLSNEDGTVWVTFNGEIYNFPELARELRSRGHAFRTRSDTEVLAHGYEEWGDTLPARLNGMFAFAVHDLRRRRVLLARDHFGIKPLFYSVTPHGLFFGSEIKAVLAGTGAAAEPSSERLHEYLAFRYVAGANTFFRGVHRLPPAHAAVWEDGSLRVWEYWNPPAPGDDDRSTLAEARDELEAHLERAVRMQLMSDVPLGAFCSGGVDSGLVTGYAARARGARTLSFSVGFDDPAWDETPLARDSAARAGTEHQVLPLRPGDVEPLLARLIGFYDEPLSHPNAVPLYLLSRFARREVTVVLTGEGADEVFGGYPRWHLARPSGAPAPLRRALAAAAGLLPGHRAARLAALLPLAPGDALILNSAFVAPERVERLTGGAMGGAMDERRRLLAEARAAGGDPVATLSRYELRTYLESALDRMDRVSMAVGLEARVPFLDVRMVEWALRLPTRLKIAGTENKRVVKALAERRLSPRVARGRKSGFGLPLADWFRGGPLAGVLERLRDPAHPAAAHFDAAEVRALVAAHATGAADHSEALWLLANVYLWHEVHAASPRSAPAPALVPA; this is encoded by the coding sequence ATGTGCGGAATCTGCGGAATCGCGCTTGCCGCGCCCGATGCGCGGGTGGACGCCGCGCGCGTGGTGCGGATGCGCGACACGCTGGCCCACCGCGGCCCCGACGGCGCGGGGGTGCGCTGCGAACTGAACGTGGGGCTGGGGCATCGCCGGCTGAGCGTGGTGGACCTGGCGGGCGGCGCGCAGCCGCTGTCGAACGAGGACGGCACCGTCTGGGTCACCTTCAACGGCGAGATCTACAACTTCCCCGAGCTCGCCCGCGAGCTGAGGTCGCGCGGCCACGCGTTCCGCACGCGCAGCGACACCGAGGTGCTGGCGCACGGCTACGAGGAGTGGGGCGACACGCTTCCCGCGCGGCTGAACGGGATGTTCGCGTTCGCCGTGCACGACCTGCGCAGGCGCCGCGTTCTGCTCGCGCGCGACCATTTCGGCATCAAGCCGCTCTTCTACTCCGTCACCCCCCACGGACTCTTCTTCGGCTCGGAGATCAAGGCCGTGCTCGCGGGCACCGGCGCCGCAGCCGAGCCCTCCTCGGAGCGGCTGCACGAGTACCTGGCGTTCCGCTACGTGGCCGGCGCCAACACCTTCTTCCGCGGCGTCCACCGGCTTCCCCCGGCGCACGCGGCGGTGTGGGAAGACGGGTCGCTGCGGGTGTGGGAGTACTGGAATCCCCCCGCCCCCGGAGATGACGATCGCTCCACGCTGGCCGAAGCGCGCGACGAACTGGAAGCGCACCTCGAGCGCGCCGTGCGGATGCAGCTGATGAGCGACGTGCCACTGGGCGCCTTCTGCAGCGGCGGCGTGGATTCGGGGCTGGTGACCGGCTACGCCGCCCGTGCCCGCGGCGCGCGGACGCTCAGCTTCTCGGTGGGCTTCGACGACCCCGCGTGGGACGAGACCCCGCTGGCGCGCGACTCGGCCGCGCGCGCGGGCACCGAGCACCAGGTGCTCCCCCTGCGCCCCGGCGACGTGGAGCCGCTGCTGGCGCGGCTCATCGGCTTCTACGACGAGCCGCTGAGCCACCCCAACGCGGTGCCGCTGTACCTGCTGAGCCGCTTCGCGCGGCGCGAGGTGACGGTGGTGCTGACCGGCGAGGGCGCGGACGAGGTGTTCGGCGGGTACCCGCGCTGGCACCTGGCGCGGCCCTCCGGCGCCCCCGCGCCGCTCCGCCGCGCGCTGGCCGCGGCCGCGGGCCTCCTCCCCGGCCACCGCGCGGCCAGGCTCGCCGCGCTCCTCCCGCTGGCGCCCGGCGACGCGCTGATCCTGAACTCCGCGTTCGTGGCGCCGGAGCGGGTGGAACGGCTCACCGGCGGCGCCATGGGCGGCGCGATGGACGAGCGGCGGCGCCTGCTGGCCGAGGCACGCGCCGCCGGCGGAGACCCGGTGGCCACGCTGTCGCGCTACGAGCTGCGCACGTACCTGGAATCCGCGCTGGACCGCATGGACCGCGTGTCGATGGCGGTTGGCCTGGAGGCGCGCGTCCCCTTCCTGGACGTGCGGATGGTGGAGTGGGCGCTCCGCCTCCCCACGCGGCTGAAGATCGCGGGGACGGAGAACAAGCGCGTGGTGAAGGCACTGGCGGAGCGGCGGCTGAGCCCGCGCGTGGCCCGCGGGCGCAAGTCCGGCTTCGGCCTGCCACTGGCAGACTGGTTCCGCGGCGGCCCGCTGGCGGGCGTGCTGGAGCGCCTGCGCGACCCCGCGCACCCCGCCGCCGCGCACTTCGACGCCGCCGAGGTGCGCGCGCTGGTGGCCGCCCACGCGACCGGCGCGGCGGACCACTCCGAGGCGCTGTGGCTGCTGGCGAACGTCTACCTCTGGCACGAGGTGCACGCCGCGTCGCCGCGCTCCGCACCGGCTCCCGCGCTCGTTCCCGCCTGA
- a CDS encoding glycosyltransferase → MTPPLRIVTNTPWLDGHASAGRAVEPVRVDRMPAWRAALACLAVWRHDAALLNIDARSLLLLCAAKKLLPFARCRLLSVDLILNHPGRGLRARLAFRVRRWLLKEVDRFAVYARDTAELRRVYALPAERVRYVPFKVNTHDEVLRTPVSDEGFFLSCGRSNRDIATLCAAFRGLPYRCVALATWGQAADHGTQVDGIEWPPNVERVDHDGATASWNDWISRAHAVVIPVQPGILAPSGISTYPVAMAMGKCVIITDSPATHGVLDERTAVLVPPGDPEALRAAVVRVAEDAELRASVAAAGRRYALSLGGEERLRADLLRELDDLLAARPVRAAAAPAVAPALPE, encoded by the coding sequence ATGACGCCCCCGCTCCGCATCGTCACCAACACGCCGTGGCTGGACGGGCACGCGTCCGCCGGCCGCGCGGTGGAGCCGGTGCGCGTGGACCGGATGCCCGCGTGGCGCGCAGCGCTCGCCTGCCTGGCCGTGTGGCGCCACGACGCCGCGCTGCTGAACATCGACGCGCGCTCGCTCCTGCTGCTCTGCGCCGCGAAGAAGCTGCTCCCGTTCGCGCGCTGCCGGCTGCTCTCGGTGGACCTCATCCTCAACCACCCCGGCCGCGGGCTCCGTGCCCGCCTCGCCTTCCGGGTGCGCCGCTGGCTGCTGAAGGAGGTCGACCGCTTCGCCGTGTACGCCCGCGATACCGCGGAGCTGCGCCGCGTGTACGCGCTCCCGGCGGAGCGCGTGCGCTACGTTCCCTTCAAGGTGAACACGCACGACGAGGTGCTGCGCACCCCCGTGTCCGACGAGGGGTTCTTCCTCTCCTGCGGGCGCTCCAACCGCGACATCGCCACGCTGTGCGCCGCCTTCCGCGGGCTGCCGTACCGGTGCGTGGCGCTGGCCACCTGGGGCCAGGCGGCGGACCACGGGACGCAGGTGGACGGGATCGAGTGGCCGCCCAACGTGGAGCGGGTGGACCACGACGGCGCCACCGCTTCGTGGAACGACTGGATCTCCCGCGCGCACGCCGTGGTCATCCCCGTGCAGCCCGGGATCCTGGCGCCGTCGGGGATCAGCACCTACCCGGTGGCCATGGCGATGGGGAAGTGCGTGATCATCACCGACTCGCCGGCCACGCACGGCGTGCTGGACGAGCGCACGGCCGTCCTGGTGCCCCCCGGCGACCCCGAGGCGCTCCGCGCGGCCGTGGTGCGCGTGGCGGAGGACGCGGAGCTCCGCGCGTCCGTGGCCGCGGCGGGGCGGCGCTACGCGCTGTCGCTGGGCGGCGAGGAGCGCCTGCGCGCGGATCTGCTGCGCGAGCTGGACGACCTCCTCGCCGCGCGGCCGGTCCGCGCGGCGGCGGCACCGGCGGTCGCGCCCGCGCTGCCGGAGTGA
- a CDS encoding glycosyltransferase, which produces MTPTSVPASSRAGHAAQACDASVTFVVPVLNGLHFLRRTVPALLTEAERWGPAEVVFVDNGSTDGSYEFLLGVDPARARVIRFEGGTIGAVRNAGAREGTGACLAFVDADCVVAEGYLAAAVETLARTGAAATGCEASAPEGGRWIETAQYRLHHVGRDRAVHYINSGNFFITRAAFDEVGGFREDLPTGEDSEICRRMQEHGLGIWECTRVKAVHLGNPRTLRQFWRRTVWHGLGMFGTVGGPRLDRPTIMMAVHLALTVLGAFLLAWPGVPLAKAVAAALALQLAVPVATVAYRCVVARRTSAAGANLVLYWLYYWARLWALVLIVTGRGHRYRK; this is translated from the coding sequence ATGACCCCCACTTCCGTCCCCGCTTCCTCGCGTGCCGGCCACGCCGCGCAGGCGTGCGACGCGTCGGTGACGTTCGTGGTGCCGGTGCTGAACGGACTTCATTTCCTGCGCCGAACGGTGCCGGCGCTGCTCACCGAGGCCGAGCGCTGGGGCCCGGCCGAGGTGGTGTTCGTCGACAACGGTTCGACCGACGGATCGTACGAGTTCCTCCTCGGCGTCGATCCTGCCCGGGCGCGCGTGATCCGCTTCGAAGGCGGCACCATCGGCGCGGTCCGCAATGCCGGGGCGCGGGAAGGAACCGGCGCCTGTCTGGCCTTCGTCGACGCCGACTGCGTGGTGGCGGAAGGATACCTGGCGGCGGCGGTCGAGACGCTCGCCCGGACCGGCGCGGCCGCCACCGGGTGCGAGGCGAGCGCGCCCGAGGGGGGAAGATGGATCGAGACGGCCCAGTACCGGCTTCACCACGTGGGGCGCGACCGCGCGGTGCACTACATCAACTCGGGCAACTTCTTCATCACGCGCGCCGCGTTCGACGAGGTGGGCGGCTTCCGGGAAGACCTGCCAACGGGCGAAGACTCCGAGATCTGCCGGCGGATGCAGGAGCACGGGCTGGGGATCTGGGAATGCACCCGCGTGAAGGCGGTGCACCTGGGCAACCCGCGCACGCTGCGGCAGTTCTGGCGACGTACGGTATGGCACGGGCTGGGAATGTTCGGAACCGTGGGCGGCCCGCGTCTGGACCGGCCAACGATCATGATGGCGGTGCACCTGGCCTTGACGGTCCTGGGCGCGTTCCTGCTGGCCTGGCCAGGCGTGCCGCTCGCGAAGGCGGTGGCGGCTGCGCTCGCGCTGCAGCTCGCCGTGCCCGTCGCGACCGTGGCGTACCGCTGCGTCGTGGCGCGCCGAACGTCCGCCGCGGGCGCCAACCTGGTGCTCTACTGGCTGTACTACTGGGCGCGGCTCTGGGCGCTGGTGCTGATCGTGACCGGGCGTGGGCACCGCTACCGCAAGTGA
- a CDS encoding FemAB family XrtA/PEP-CTERM system-associated protein, translating into MPGLTAAPASALRVTPVDDVARWDRFVRDSDGGTLCHLAGWREVMADVLGHQTLLWAAEDAEGEWRGVLPLVRVRSRLTGHFLVSMPFLNDGGPLGDEKARALLAAHAHAEARRCGAGVLEMRVRAPLAFPADTAPPRKVVRYLPLPATEEELWETGFRAKLRSQIRRPMKEGMEFRCGDGEADAFYAVFARNMRDLGTPVLPRAWFAAMARRFPGHVLFAAVYRGDVPVAGACCLLFGGEMEITWASSLREHNAASPNMLLYWGVMREAIARGMRVFSFGRCTPGGSTHRFKEQWGGTDATLPWIAWSPGGEAGTPSPDGRGYRLAVRAWQRLPLAVANRLGPALSRHFP; encoded by the coding sequence GTGCCCGGCCTGACCGCCGCCCCCGCCTCCGCGCTCCGCGTCACGCCGGTGGACGACGTGGCGCGGTGGGACCGCTTCGTCCGTGACAGCGACGGCGGCACGCTCTGCCACCTGGCCGGCTGGCGCGAGGTGATGGCCGACGTGCTGGGCCACCAGACGCTGCTCTGGGCCGCGGAAGACGCGGAAGGCGAGTGGCGCGGCGTGCTTCCGCTGGTCCGCGTCCGCAGCCGGCTTACGGGGCACTTCCTCGTCTCCATGCCCTTCCTGAACGACGGCGGCCCGCTGGGGGACGAAAAGGCGCGCGCCCTTCTCGCCGCGCACGCGCACGCCGAGGCGCGGCGGTGCGGGGCCGGCGTGCTGGAGATGCGCGTCCGCGCGCCGCTCGCCTTTCCCGCGGACACGGCGCCGCCGCGCAAGGTGGTGCGGTATCTCCCCCTCCCGGCGACCGAGGAGGAGCTGTGGGAGACGGGGTTCCGCGCCAAGCTCCGCAGCCAGATCAGGCGGCCCATGAAGGAGGGGATGGAGTTCCGCTGCGGCGACGGCGAGGCCGACGCCTTCTACGCGGTGTTCGCGCGCAACATGCGCGACCTGGGCACCCCCGTGCTCCCCCGCGCCTGGTTCGCGGCCATGGCGCGGCGCTTCCCCGGCCACGTGCTCTTCGCGGCCGTGTATCGCGGCGATGTGCCCGTCGCCGGCGCCTGCTGCCTGCTGTTCGGGGGGGAGATGGAGATCACCTGGGCGTCGTCGCTGCGCGAGCACAACGCGGCCTCGCCCAACATGCTGCTGTACTGGGGGGTGATGCGCGAGGCGATCGCGCGCGGGATGCGCGTCTTCTCCTTCGGCCGGTGCACCCCCGGCGGGTCGACGCACCGCTTCAAGGAGCAGTGGGGCGGCACCGACGCCACGCTCCCGTGGATCGCGTGGTCCCCCGGCGGCGAGGCGGGAACGCCGTCGCCCGACGGACGCGGATACCGGCTGGCCGTGCGGGCGTGGCAGCGGCTTCCGCTGGCCGTGGCCAACCGGCTGGGCCCCGCGCTCTCCCGCCACTTTCCCTGA
- a CDS encoding GNAT family N-acetyltransferase — MLSELAAKIRRKGFTGPRYVGLGGKLRFLRESTLARRELVFAATPESFAAAPAPQGPPLELHRIRAAAGLEPFRAGLAAAWYPGLVESFAPPLGWGEEAVIGTVDGEVACYCWMQFGTAEGFPTYYGRMLEREARILRAGVAPAFRRSGLNKLTMHRLLERSFAAGAERVWAECYLHNLPAARTFLRIGFRAVGVLTVLEAPPLRGFVRWSSLDPAAALYRRHGVDLLAAPSPASPSPVAAAEPAGVA; from the coding sequence ATGCTGAGCGAGCTCGCCGCGAAGATCCGGCGCAAGGGATTCACCGGCCCACGCTACGTGGGCCTGGGCGGCAAGCTGCGCTTCCTGCGCGAGAGCACGCTCGCGCGGCGCGAGCTGGTGTTCGCGGCCACGCCGGAGAGCTTCGCCGCCGCGCCCGCGCCGCAGGGGCCGCCGCTGGAGCTGCACCGCATCCGCGCGGCCGCCGGGCTGGAGCCGTTCCGCGCGGGGCTGGCGGCGGCGTGGTATCCCGGCCTCGTGGAATCGTTCGCGCCGCCGCTGGGGTGGGGCGAGGAGGCGGTGATCGGGACGGTGGATGGCGAAGTCGCGTGCTACTGCTGGATGCAGTTCGGCACCGCGGAGGGGTTCCCCACCTACTACGGGCGGATGCTGGAGCGCGAGGCGCGCATCCTCCGCGCGGGGGTGGCGCCGGCGTTCCGGCGGTCGGGGCTGAACAAGCTCACCATGCACCGGCTGCTGGAGCGCTCGTTCGCCGCGGGAGCGGAGCGGGTGTGGGCGGAGTGCTATCTCCACAACCTTCCCGCGGCGCGGACCTTCCTGCGCATCGGCTTCCGCGCGGTGGGCGTGCTGACTGTGCTGGAGGCGCCGCCGCTGCGCGGTTTCGTCCGCTGGTCATCGCTCGATCCCGCCGCCGCGCTCTACCGCCGCCACGGCGTGGACCTCCTCGCCGCGCCGTCGCCCGCATCCCCATCCCCCGTCGCCGCCGCGGAGCCCGCCGGCGTCGCCTGA
- a CDS encoding aminotransferase class I/II-fold pyridoxal phosphate-dependent enzyme, giving the protein MRRQLAAYSPLTARALAGAAGSLLRRGDADRLLANLLARHRAASGVLCASGTQALQLAISAARTLSGDPAAPVALPAWTCYDVAAAAVGADAAVSLYDVDPRTLTPDMDSLERVLAAGARVVVAAWAYGHPPAWAELLALAARHGAIVVEDAAQGHGAAWRGRPAGSFGALSVLSFGRGKGWTGGRGGALLVHTEGMEMGSEGMEMGMKMEMPSVPPGGALAEMMNLAASAAQWMLGRPSLYALPSAIPGLALGETVYHPPRPPRALPRAAATLLRRTRAAAEREADARRRNARALLAALGDVPGIHPIRPVDGADPGFLRLPLLLDAPLPSDAARLGIARGYPLPLAALPALKPRLTGPERRFPGAETLASHLVTLPTHSLLTPADLGAITALVRGAVPPVSPASPRLSLSRT; this is encoded by the coding sequence ATGCGCCGCCAGCTCGCCGCGTACTCGCCGCTCACCGCCCGCGCGCTGGCCGGCGCCGCGGGCTCGCTCCTGCGCCGCGGCGACGCGGACCGCCTCCTGGCCAACCTCCTCGCCCGCCACCGCGCGGCCTCCGGCGTGCTCTGCGCGAGCGGCACCCAGGCGCTGCAGCTCGCCATCTCCGCGGCGCGCACGCTCTCCGGCGACCCGGCCGCGCCCGTCGCCCTTCCCGCGTGGACGTGCTACGACGTCGCCGCCGCGGCCGTGGGCGCGGACGCGGCGGTGTCGCTGTACGACGTCGACCCGCGCACGCTCACGCCGGACATGGACTCGCTCGAGCGCGTGCTGGCGGCCGGTGCGCGCGTGGTCGTGGCCGCGTGGGCGTATGGCCACCCGCCCGCGTGGGCGGAGCTGCTCGCGCTCGCCGCGCGGCACGGCGCCATCGTGGTTGAAGACGCGGCGCAGGGGCACGGCGCCGCCTGGCGTGGGCGGCCCGCGGGGTCGTTCGGCGCGCTCTCGGTGCTCAGCTTCGGGCGGGGGAAGGGGTGGACGGGCGGCCGCGGCGGCGCGCTGCTCGTCCACACGGAAGGGATGGAGATGGGTTCGGAAGGGATGGAGATGGGGATGAAGATGGAGATGCCATCCGTCCCTCCCGGCGGCGCGCTCGCGGAGATGATGAACCTCGCGGCGTCCGCGGCGCAGTGGATGCTCGGCCGCCCGTCGCTGTACGCGCTCCCCAGCGCGATTCCCGGCCTGGCGCTGGGCGAAACCGTCTACCATCCGCCCCGCCCGCCGCGCGCGCTCCCCCGCGCCGCCGCCACGCTCCTGCGCCGCACCCGCGCCGCCGCCGAGCGCGAGGCCGACGCGCGCCGCCGGAACGCCCGCGCGCTCCTCGCCGCGCTGGGCGACGTCCCCGGCATCCATCCGATCCGCCCCGTCGATGGCGCGGATCCCGGCTTCCTCCGCCTCCCCCTCCTCCTCGACGCCCCCCTGCCATCCGATGCCGCGCGGCTCGGCATCGCCCGCGGCTACCCGCTGCCGCTGGCCGCGCTCCCCGCGCTGAAGCCGCGCCTCACCGGCCCCGAGCGGCGCTTCCCCGGCGCCGAGACGCTCGCGTCGCATCTCGTCACCCTCCCCACGCACTCCCTCCTCACCCCCGCCGACCTGGGCGCGATCACCGCGCTCGTGCGCGGAGCCGTACCGCCTGTCTCCCCCGCATCGCCCCGCCTCTCGCTCAGCCGTACCTGA
- a CDS encoding XrtA system polysaccharide deacetylase: MNHHFTVDVEEYFQVHALEPYVPRADWDRLPGRVERATRLLLELLAEHGSAGTFFVLGWIAERHPALVRDIAAAGHEVASHGWGHERVDALTPAQFRESVRTSKAVLEDAAGAPVWGYRAPSFSISPERAWAFDVLLEEGYAYDSSVFPGRGHGWPAAARDPHRVERAAGVLHELPPATLRAGGRLFPAGGGAFLRLLPRALVTGALRQAERRGVPGTFYVHPWELDPEQPRIRVDLKTRMRHYGGLKRTVPRIRRLLAGFRFQPIARTLALESAPAEAPCPA; this comes from the coding sequence ATGAACCACCACTTCACCGTCGACGTCGAGGAGTACTTCCAGGTCCACGCGCTGGAGCCGTACGTCCCCCGCGCGGACTGGGACCGGCTCCCCGGCCGCGTCGAACGCGCCACGCGCCTGCTGCTGGAGCTGCTGGCGGAGCACGGCTCGGCGGGGACCTTCTTCGTGCTGGGCTGGATCGCCGAGCGCCACCCCGCGCTGGTGCGCGACATCGCCGCGGCGGGGCACGAGGTGGCGTCGCACGGGTGGGGCCACGAGCGGGTCGATGCGCTCACCCCCGCGCAGTTCCGCGAGTCCGTCCGCACGTCCAAGGCGGTGCTGGAGGATGCGGCGGGCGCGCCCGTTTGGGGCTACCGCGCGCCGAGCTTCTCCATCTCCCCCGAACGGGCCTGGGCGTTCGACGTGCTGCTGGAAGAAGGGTACGCGTACGACTCCAGCGTCTTTCCCGGCCGCGGGCACGGCTGGCCGGCGGCGGCGCGCGACCCGCACCGCGTGGAACGCGCCGCGGGCGTGCTGCACGAGCTTCCGCCCGCGACGCTCCGCGCCGGCGGCCGCCTCTTTCCGGCCGGCGGCGGCGCCTTCCTCCGTCTCCTTCCCCGCGCGCTCGTCACCGGCGCGCTGCGGCAGGCGGAGCGGCGCGGCGTCCCCGGCACCTTCTACGTCCACCCGTGGGAGCTCGATCCCGAACAGCCGCGCATCCGCGTGGACCTGAAGACGCGGATGCGTCACTACGGCGGGCTGAAGCGCACCGTCCCCCGCATCCGCCGTCTCCTCGCCGGGTTCCGCTTCCAGCCCATCGCCCGCACCCTGGCGCTCGAATCCGCCCCCGCGGAGGCCCCGTGCCCGGCCTGA
- a CDS encoding GNAT family N-acetyltransferase, producing MIRFEPLPARPAGWDDRVRAYPGKTLFHESAWLDHVLDIHPDGRIAYFDVMRDRERVGVHCALRVTRMMVPIHGSPLGGTGTNWMGPLVRDGIAPREVVDALARLFGPRHFLHLELSHPSLERGMMVSAGFQVQEGVTHLVPVPASADEAWGAMRSEARNRVRKAEKAGVVVERTDDPAIVDHFFAQFVEVYGKQGMVTPFGIERPRSLYQRLMPAGRLLPLRARKDGEVLAAGLFPYDERCIYFWGAGSWLRHQHLCPNEALHWEVIRFAAENGIGTYNMCGGTSRFKDKFGGQDVPYLTYHRSALPFLQTARRIYRDRHFRRLRTPAAA from the coding sequence ATGATTCGCTTCGAGCCGCTCCCCGCGCGCCCGGCCGGGTGGGACGACCGGGTCCGCGCCTATCCCGGCAAGACGCTCTTCCACGAGAGCGCGTGGCTGGACCACGTCCTCGACATCCACCCGGACGGCCGCATCGCCTATTTCGACGTCATGCGCGACCGCGAGCGGGTGGGCGTGCACTGCGCGCTGCGGGTGACGCGGATGATGGTGCCCATCCACGGGAGCCCGCTGGGCGGCACGGGAACGAACTGGATGGGGCCGCTGGTACGGGACGGCATCGCCCCGCGCGAGGTGGTGGACGCGCTCGCCCGGCTCTTCGGCCCGCGCCACTTCCTCCATCTGGAGCTCTCCCACCCCTCGCTGGAGCGGGGGATGATGGTATCCGCCGGGTTCCAGGTGCAGGAGGGCGTCACCCACCTGGTCCCCGTCCCCGCGTCGGCGGACGAGGCGTGGGGGGCGATGCGGAGCGAGGCGCGCAACCGCGTGCGCAAGGCGGAGAAGGCCGGCGTGGTGGTGGAGCGGACGGACGACCCGGCCATCGTGGACCACTTCTTCGCGCAGTTCGTGGAGGTCTACGGCAAGCAGGGGATGGTAACGCCGTTCGGGATCGAGCGCCCGCGCTCGCTGTACCAGCGGCTGATGCCGGCCGGGCGCCTCCTCCCGCTCCGGGCGCGCAAGGACGGCGAGGTGCTGGCGGCGGGGCTGTTCCCGTACGACGAGCGGTGCATCTACTTCTGGGGCGCGGGAAGCTGGCTGCGGCACCAGCACCTGTGCCCCAACGAGGCGCTGCACTGGGAGGTGATCCGCTTCGCCGCCGAGAACGGGATCGGGACGTACAACATGTGCGGGGGCACCAGCCGCTTCAAGGACAAGTTCGGCGGCCAGGACGTGCCCTACCTCACCTATCACCGCAGCGCGCTCCCCTTCCTGCAGACCGCGCGGCGCATCTACCGCGACCGGCACTTCCGCCGCCTCCGCACCCCCGCCGCCGCGTGA
- a CDS encoding Ig-like domain-containing protein — protein MAVLAACDGGGSSGTAAARDVFIRIANADVEIAPGDQARIEATVVGGNASAVPEWRTSSPSIVTVDGSGTVRGLAEGEATVTAVYGSATSNARVRVKPHQVSRVVATPDAVILRALGDSVRLSATAYDAQGNALATTVGWSTADTGVATVSPTGMVVARGTGLARVVAAASGKADTSMIQVVQLVAAVALTPAVASLQTGQSLSLQAVARDSNGAVVPGTGYTWTSSAPAIATVDASGMVRSLAAGSAVVTAAAPSGVAAQAQVSVQAVPIASLAVSPTSFALAPGQNAQAAAVAKDAGGNVLTGRVVAWSSSNPAVANVSPLGVVFALADGSATITATAEGKTASAPVAVKTPVTTTPPPTTGTPTVLASSTFETGTLSPFTYPWDQYPSDLSVVNDPTGAGHGRVVSIHYAGTAADRNRGVMYESNAGVGLGQTIVFRGDLYVGQPLPGSEPAGRKLLYFQRDESTGFPDFSTVLALYGYTLIVSQGYGPSGFHQDVGLATLQAGRWYKLEMEQRLNTSFTAKDGVIRVWVDGALVYERTNLTWSDPAWTASPANQKFRYFIVGDQVNYGGTFDEMRYWDNITFSTGRLAR, from the coding sequence GTGGCCGTGCTTGCGGCCTGCGACGGCGGCGGATCGTCGGGCACGGCGGCGGCGCGCGACGTGTTCATCCGCATCGCCAACGCCGACGTGGAGATCGCGCCGGGCGACCAGGCCCGCATCGAGGCCACGGTGGTGGGCGGCAACGCGTCGGCCGTGCCGGAGTGGCGCACCTCGTCGCCCTCCATCGTCACGGTGGACGGGAGCGGCACCGTGCGCGGCCTGGCCGAGGGCGAGGCCACCGTCACCGCCGTCTACGGCTCCGCCACCAGCAACGCCCGGGTGCGCGTGAAGCCGCACCAGGTGTCGCGCGTGGTGGCCACGCCCGACGCCGTGATCCTGCGCGCGCTGGGCGACAGCGTGCGCCTGAGCGCCACCGCCTACGACGCGCAGGGGAACGCGCTGGCCACCACGGTCGGCTGGAGCACCGCCGACACCGGCGTGGCCACCGTCAGCCCCACGGGGATGGTGGTGGCGCGCGGCACCGGGCTTGCCCGTGTGGTGGCCGCCGCGAGCGGAAAGGCGGACACATCCATGATCCAGGTCGTGCAGCTGGTGGCCGCGGTGGCCCTCACCCCGGCCGTCGCATCCCTCCAGACCGGCCAGTCGCTCTCCCTGCAGGCCGTCGCGCGCGACTCCAACGGCGCGGTGGTCCCGGGCACCGGCTACACGTGGACCAGCTCCGCGCCCGCCATCGCCACGGTGGACGCCTCGGGCATGGTGCGCTCGCTGGCCGCGGGCTCGGCGGTGGTCACCGCCGCGGCGCCGTCGGGCGTGGCCGCGCAGGCACAGGTGAGCGTGCAGGCGGTGCCCATCGCCTCGCTGGCCGTGTCCCCCACGTCGTTCGCGCTGGCGCCGGGGCAGAACGCGCAGGCCGCGGCGGTCGCGAAGGACGCGGGCGGCAACGTGCTCACCGGGCGCGTGGTCGCCTGGAGCAGCTCCAACCCCGCGGTGGCCAACGTGTCGCCGCTGGGCGTGGTGTTCGCGCTGGCCGACGGCAGCGCCACCATCACCGCCACCGCCGAGGGGAAGACCGCCTCCGCGCCCGTGGCCGTGAAGACGCCGGTCACCACGACCCCGCCGCCGACTACCGGGACGCCGACGGTGCTGGCCAGCAGCACCTTCGAGACCGGCACGCTGTCGCCCTTCACCTATCCGTGGGACCAGTATCCCAGCGACCTGAGCGTGGTGAACGATCCCACCGGCGCCGGGCACGGCAGGGTGGTGAGCATCCACTACGCCGGGACAGCGGCGGACCGCAACCGCGGCGTGATGTACGAGAGCAACGCAGGCGTCGGGCTGGGCCAGACCATCGTGTTCCGCGGCGACCTGTACGTGGGACAGCCGCTGCCGGGAAGCGAGCCGGCGGGCCGCAAGCTCCTGTACTTCCAGCGCGACGAGAGCACCGGCTTCCCCGATTTCTCGACCGTGCTGGCCCTGTACGGCTACACGCTCATCGTCAGCCAGGGCTACGGGCCGAGCGGCTTCCACCAGGACGTCGGTCTGGCCACCCTGCAGGCGGGGCGGTGGTACAAGCTGGAGATGGAACAGCGGTTGAACACCTCGTTCACCGCGAAGGACGGGGTGATCCGCGTATGGGTGGACGGCGCGCTGGTGTACGAGCGGACGAACCTCACCTGGAGCGATCCCGCCTGGACGGCATCGCCCGCCAACCAGAAATTCCGCTACTTCATCGTGGGTGACCAGGTGAACTACGGCGGTACGTTCGACGAGATGCGCTACTGGGACAACATCACCTTCTCGACCGGCCGCCTCGCCCGGTAG